The following coding sequences lie in one Zingiber officinale cultivar Zhangliang chromosome 2B, Zo_v1.1, whole genome shotgun sequence genomic window:
- the LOC122048034 gene encoding putative pentatricopeptide repeat-containing protein At1g10330, translating into MMGVRRRHRIPDLKLLLGYLRNRCQPPSLLLQIHAALITTGYLLPSPSSHPDDIPIPGRTPTTFVYNILIRAYRGLPHACLILFSQMLSHGVPPNHHTFPSLIKVVAATYCCTYSVPTLHSQAFRRGLTLDGFINCSIVDFYARAHDLDSARKTFDELSYPDLASCNSILHALCLHGNLASALRVFDRMVDRDIITWASLINGYAKNYEFHSAISLFRRWIMQKDVPLTPNEAMLVSSLSVFANLDGLDAQLNGREIHGYIIRNEAPLTAFLGTALIDMYNKHGLLSYCTSIFKATLEKEVCTWNAMISALACNGKAIEALILFEEFRAADMHPNHITFVAVLSACSRQKLVEIGLEWFKAMYSRFGVVPLMEHYGCVVDILARAGFLKEAVEFIRRMPFEADASVWGALLGSCKVHEDAQVVDNVRKELARLHFGSSGRNMILRNLYAAAERWNDAAELKIAWEKSGMRKPTGHSWIVS; encoded by the coding sequence ATGATGGGTGTTCGGCGCCGCCACCGCATACCAGATCTCAAGTTACTACTTGGATACTTGCGCAACCGCTGCCAGCCTCCGTCGCTGCTATTGCAAATCCACGCCGCTCTCATCACCACAGGCTACCTCCTCCCTTCCCCATCCTCCCACCCCGACGACATTCCCATTCCCGGGCGCACCCCCACCACCTTCGTCTACAACATCCTGATACGGGCTTACCGAGGCCTCCCCCATGCATGTCTCATTCTCTTCTCCCAAATGCTCTCCCACGGCGTCCCTCCCAATCACCACACGTTTCCTTCACTTATAAAAGTCGTCGCCGCCACCTACTGCTGTACCTACTCCGTCCCAACCCTCCACTCTCAGGCCTTCCGCCGCGGTCTCACCCTCGACGGATTCATTAACTGCTCCATAGTCGACTTTTACGCACGTGCTCATGATCTCGATTCTGCACGAAAGACGTTCGATGAATTATCCTATCCGGACTTGGCCTCCTGCAACTCGATCCTCCATGCGCTATGCCTCCACGGCAACCTTGCTTCTGCTCTTAGGGTGTTCGATAGAATGGTCGATAGAGACATTATTACGTGGGCAAGCCTCATCAATGGTTACGCCAAGAATTATGAGTTTCATTCAGCAATTTCCCTCTTCAGACGATGGATTATGCAGAAGGATGTTCCTTTGACACCGAATGAAGCTATGTTGGTCAGCTCCCTCTCTGTGTTCGCCAATTTGGATGGTCTCGATGCTCAATTGAATGGCCGGGAGATTCATGGTTACATCATCCGGAATGAAGCCCCTTTGACAGCATTCCTAGGGACTGCATTGATCGACATGTACAACAAGCATGGCCTTTTGTCTTATTGCACGAGCATATTTAAAGCGACATTGGAGAAGGAAGTCTGCACTTGGAATGCAATGATCTCGGCTCTTGCTTGCAATGGTAAGGCGATTGAAGCCCTGATCTTGTTTGAAGAATTCAGAGCTGCAGACATGCATCCCAATCACATCACATTTGTTGCAGTTTTATCTGCTTGCTCTAGACAAAAGTTAGTAGAAATCGGTTTAGAGTGGTTCAAGGCAATGTATTCCAGATTTGGAGTGGTTCCATTGATGGAGCACTATGGGTGCGTAGTTGATATTTTGGCCAGGGCTGGTTTCTTGAAGGAGGCAGTTGAGTTCATCAGGAGGATGCCTTTTGAGGCTGATGCATCAGTATGGGGTGCACTTTTGGGGTCTTGCAAGGTCCATGAAGATGCACAAGTTGTGGATAATGTGAGGAAAGAATTGGCTAGACTACACTTTGGGAGTTCCGGTCGTAATATGATTCTCAGGAACTTATATGCTGCAGCTGAGAGATGGAACGATGCTGCAGAGCTAAAGATTGCATGGGAGAAATCAGGGATGAGAAAGCCCACTGGGCATAGCTGGATTGTTTCTTGA